Proteins encoded in a region of the Zea mays cultivar B73 chromosome 2, Zm-B73-REFERENCE-NAM-5.0, whole genome shotgun sequence genome:
- the LOC100381835 gene encoding uncharacterized protein isoform X1, with product MANRPRWMMKYEKGLVDILHENNTSHYRTQNGWRTEGWRKIVRDFNDMPNARKYQSKSFPLLDSLELLFDGPIPEGAQKSPSSIPQNVGGNVGDGGNNISTAPDLSERPSGTINTSVNEAWNNISLLKQTALGPQGIDNLDTLQNRDEEVLERLQHGSDRRPQRADEQAQSSSCVELQRDRRKKRKAPDIQQIMETYMNFRMKQPRVKQRRAKDADQFTISRY from the exons ATGGCAAATAGGCCAAGATGGATGATGAAGTACGAAAAGGGTCTTGTTGATATACTTCATGAGAACAACACTTCACATTATCGTACCCAAAACGGTTGGAGAACAGAGGGGTGGAGGAAAATTGTTAGGGATTTCAAT GATATGCCCAATGCACGGAAGTACCAAAGCAAGAGCTTTCCATTGCTTGACTCACTAGAACTGTTATTTGATG GTCCTATTCCTGAAGGGGCACAAAAATCACCTTCCAGCATACCTCAGAATGTTGGTGGAAACGTTGGTGATGGAGGCAACAATATCAGCACAGCCCCAGACTTGTCTGAAAGACCTAGTGGAACAATTAACACAAGCGTTAATGAGGCATGGAATAATATCAGCCTACTTAAGCAAACAGCATTGGGACCCCAAGGTATAGACAATCTCGACACGCTGCAAAATCGTGATGAAGAGGTGCTGGAACGGCTACAGCATGGCTCGGACCGGAGGCCGCAGAGAGCTGATGAACAGGCACAGTCAAGTTCTTGCGTAGAACTGCAGAGAGACAGGCGCAAGAAGCGGAAGGCCCCAGACATCCAGCAGATCATGGAGACCTATATGAATTTCAGAATGAAGCAACCTCGCGTCAAACAACGAAGAGCAAAGGACGCTGACCAGTTCACGATTTCAAGGTATTAG
- the LOC100276679 gene encoding uncharacterized LOC100276679 (The RefSeq protein has 1 substitution compared to this genomic sequence), whose protein sequence is MGNSDAASPASAAAARDSKKKRGSRSAAKLKQSKRDTRREQFLSRGQGNKDAKSAASPTGAVSGSPILASPHPPLPRRRADSRSRGSDPEDRDEAIAAGLEADGSGLDSPGSDKRQSGDCPQRKGFPGNGGGPSLSSGSSVWSSSRSVSDAEEDTGGPEDESEVFDDWEMAADALYVDDSSCNQSSGPTPTLPQAPTTAEPSHAAKPEPIQSKTRAWAPDDIFRPQSLPSISKQTSFPTSIGNRWQDMGMSAAQQGILSLPLSCPICCDDLDLTDSSFCPCPCGFHMCLFCHNRILVEDGRCPGCRKQYNTVSAAEGGGGGGSRATVGTGREMEKRLSRSCSMGPSY, encoded by the exons ATGGGCAACAGCGACGCTGCATCGCCCGCATCGGCGGCCGCCGCGCGCGACTCCAAGAAGAAGAGG GGGAGCCGCTCGGCGGCGAAGCTGAAGCAGAGCAAGCGCGACACACGCCGTGAGCAGTTTCTGTCTAGGGGGCAAG GCAATAAGGATGCCAAATCTGCAGCTTCGCCAACAGGAGCAGTTTCTGGGTCGCCCATACTCGCTTCCCCGCACCCTCCACTTCCTCGTCGCCGTGCTGATTCCAGATCAAGGGGCAGTGATCCGGAGGATAGGGATGAGGCTATTGCTGCTGGCCTTGAGGCAGATGGCAGTGGCCTTGACTCCCCAGGCTCAGACAAGCGCCAAAGTGGTGACTGCCCTCAGAGGAAGGGGTTCCCTGGCAATGGCGGTGGTCCCAGCCTCAGCAGTGGAAGCAGTGTATGGTCCAGCTCAAGGAGTGTGAGTGATGCTGAGGAGGATACAGGCGGCCCTGAGGATGAGAGTGAAGTCTTCGATGATTGGGAAATGGCTGCTGATGCGCTTTATGTCGATGACAGTTCTTGTAACCAGAGTTCAGGTCCCACACCGACACTCCCACAAGCTCCGACCACTGCAGAACCTTCTCATGCAGCGAAACCAGAACCGATTCAAAGCAAGACAAGGGCTTGGGCACCGGATGACATATTTCGACCACAGAGCTTACCCAGCATCTCCAAGCAGACCAGCTTCCCAGCAAGCATTGGTAACCGCTGGCAGGATATGGGAATGAGTGCTGCGCAGCAGGGAATTCTTTCATTGCCGCTGTCGTGCCCCATTTGCTGTGACGATCTTGACCTGACAGATTCGAGCTTCTGTCCCTGTCCTTGTGGGTTTCACATGTGCCTCTTCTGCCACAACAGGATCTTGGTGGAAGATGGGCGCTGCCCAGGTTGCAGGAAGCAATACAACACAGTTTCTGCAGCAGAAGGCGGCGGTGGAGGTGGCTCAAGAGCAACAGTTGGGACTGGACGAGAGATGGAAAAGCGACTGTCCCGTTCTTGTAGCATGGGTCCAAGTTACTAA
- the LOC100381835 gene encoding uncharacterized protein isoform X4, whose protein sequence is MPNARKYQSKSFPLLDSLELLFDGPIPEGAQKSPSSIPQNVGGNVGDGGNNISTAPDLSERPSGTINTSVNEAWNNISLLKQTALGPQGIDNLDTLQNRDEEVLERLQHGSDRRPQRADEQAQSSSCVELQRDRRKKRKAPDIQQIMETYMNFRMKQPRVKQRRAKDADQFTISRY, encoded by the exons ATGCCCAATGCACGGAAGTACCAAAGCAAGAGCTTTCCATTGCTTGACTCACTAGAACTGTTATTTGATG GTCCTATTCCTGAAGGGGCACAAAAATCACCTTCCAGCATACCTCAGAATGTTGGTGGAAACGTTGGTGATGGAGGCAACAATATCAGCACAGCCCCAGACTTGTCTGAAAGACCTAGTGGAACAATTAACACAAGCGTTAATGAGGCATGGAATAATATCAGCCTACTTAAGCAAACAGCATTGGGACCCCAAGGTATAGACAATCTCGACACGCTGCAAAATCGTGATGAAGAGGTGCTGGAACGGCTACAGCATGGCTCGGACCGGAGGCCGCAGAGAGCTGATGAACAGGCACAGTCAAGTTCTTGCGTAGAACTGCAGAGAGACAGGCGCAAGAAGCGGAAGGCCCCAGACATCCAGCAGATCATGGAGACCTATATGAATTTCAGAATGAAGCAACCTCGCGTCAAACAACGAAGAGCAAAGGACGCTGACCAGTTCACGATTTCAAGGTATTAG
- the LOC100381835 gene encoding uncharacterized protein isoform X2 encodes MFRTTDEIWDEIIEDMPNARKYQSKSFPLLDSLELLFDGPIPEGAQKSPSSIPQNVGGNVGDGGNNISTAPDLSERPSGTINTSVNEAWNNISLLKQTALGPQGIDNLDTLQNRDEEVLERLQHGSDRRPQRADEQAQSSSCVELQRDRRKKRKAPDIQQIMETYMNFRMKQPRVKQRRAKDADQFTISRY; translated from the exons ATGTTTAGAACAACAGATGAAATCTGGGATGAGATTATCGAG GATATGCCCAATGCACGGAAGTACCAAAGCAAGAGCTTTCCATTGCTTGACTCACTAGAACTGTTATTTGATG GTCCTATTCCTGAAGGGGCACAAAAATCACCTTCCAGCATACCTCAGAATGTTGGTGGAAACGTTGGTGATGGAGGCAACAATATCAGCACAGCCCCAGACTTGTCTGAAAGACCTAGTGGAACAATTAACACAAGCGTTAATGAGGCATGGAATAATATCAGCCTACTTAAGCAAACAGCATTGGGACCCCAAGGTATAGACAATCTCGACACGCTGCAAAATCGTGATGAAGAGGTGCTGGAACGGCTACAGCATGGCTCGGACCGGAGGCCGCAGAGAGCTGATGAACAGGCACAGTCAAGTTCTTGCGTAGAACTGCAGAGAGACAGGCGCAAGAAGCGGAAGGCCCCAGACATCCAGCAGATCATGGAGACCTATATGAATTTCAGAATGAAGCAACCTCGCGTCAAACAACGAAGAGCAAAGGACGCTGACCAGTTCACGATTTCAAGGTATTAG
- the LOC542286 gene encoding anthranilate synthase homolog1 — MACSHIAAAGVSSPAAAAARSPAHSPASAFARLRSTPRFASAGLSVKGNGAAFPLVAAAGPAAAAPVADLDGRPATEKQPIIVIDNYDSFTYNLCQYMGELGLNFEVYRNDELTIEDVRRKNPRGILISPGPGEPQDSGISLQTVLELGPTIPIFGVCMGLQCIGEAFGGKIIRAPSGVMHGKSSPVYYDEELGKALFNGLPNPFTAARYHSLVIEQETFPHDALEATAWTEDGLIMAARHKKYKHIQGVQFHPESIITPEGKKIILNFVRFIEELEKQRS; from the exons ATGGCCTGCTCCCACATCGCCGCCGCGGGGGTCTCCTCCCCCGCCGCAGCGGCGGCTCGTTCCCCGGCGCATTCTCCCGCTTCCGCCTTCGCGCGCCTCCGGTCGACGCCTC GTTTCGCGAGCGCTGGCTTGTCGGTTAAGGGAAACGGAGCGGCGTTCCCGTTggtcgccgccgcggggccggccGCGGCGGCACCGGTGGCCGACCTGGACGGCCGCCCGGCCACGGAGAAGCAGCCCATCATCGTCATCGACAACTACGACAGCTTCACATACAACCTCTGCCAG TATATGGGGGAGCTTGGATTGAACTTCGAAGTATACCGCAATGATGAACTGACCATAGAAGATGTGAGAAG GAAGAACCCAAGGGGAATACTTATTTCTCCAGGACCTG GTGAACCACAAGATTCGGGAATATCATTGCAGACTGTTCTTGAATTAGGCCCAACCATCCCAATTTTTGGAGTTTGCATGGGTCTGCAATGCATTGGAGAGGCATTTGGAG GAAAGATTATCCGTGCTCCTTCTGGAGTGATGCATGGGAAAAGCTCTCCAGTTTATTACGATGAGGAATTAGGAAAGGCATTGTTCAATGGCTTGCCAAA CCCTTTTACTGCCGCGAGGTACCACAGCTTGGTCATTGAGCAAGAAACCTTCCCACATGATGCTTTGGAGGCTACTGCATGGACTGAAGATGGACTTATCATGGCTGCTCGCCACAAGAAGTACAAACACATCCAG GGTGTCCAATTCCACCCGGAGAGCATCATCACCCCTGAAGGCAAGAAAATCATCCTCAACTTTGTCAGATTCATTGAGGAACTGGAGAAGCAGCGTTCGTAG
- the LOC103648586 gene encoding putative pentatricopeptide repeat-containing protein At1g09680 — translation MSHLLIAHRLSHLALPLLRLLVSRLGRDSPPRLLPLLVSAASTDDPAPLVSAVAKVYADEGLLPDGCSLLLLALRRGIRVPMPAWSDLMNRLPSVPEAYAFYLHLLDAGVPPEARQFNMLMRDMIRSGKLASARNVFDEMLRRGVQPTVVTFNTLMSGMCKASDLNNANALRGLMAKAGIAPDVYTYGAFIQGLCKTGRIQDAMEMFEEMCERGLNPNTVVLTTLIDAHCKEGDVTAGLELRWEMATRGVKADLVAYNALVNGFCRVRDMKAANDIVEEMRKDGLKPDKVTYTTLIDGCCKEGELDTAMEMKQEMSDEGVALDDVTYTALISGLSKAGRSVDAERILCEMMEAGLQPDNTTYTMVIDAFCKNGDVKTGFKHLKEMQNKGKNPGIVTYNVVMNGFCSLGQMKNADMLLNAMLNIGVCPNDITYNILLDGHCKHGKVRDTEELKSAKGMVSDFGVYTSLINEFVKKKSAKSYHDNG, via the coding sequence ATGTCTCACCTCCTCATCGCCCACCGCCTCTCTCACCTTGCACTCCCCCTCCTCCGCCTTCTCGTCTCCCGCCTTGGCCGCGACTCCCCGCCGCGGCTACTCCCGCTACTTGTCTCCGCAGCCTCAACCGACGACCCGGCGCCTCTCGTGTCCGCTGTCGCCAAAGTATACGCCGATGAGGGCCTCCTACCCGATGGATGCTCCCTCCTCCTCCTCGCGCTCCGCCGTGGCATCCGCGTCCCCATGCCAGCGTGGTCCGATCTCATGAATCGGCTCCCATCTGTTCCCGAAGCCTACGCCTTCTACCTGCACCTGCTCGACGCCGGCGTGCCCCCGGAGGCCAGGCAGTTTAACATGCTAATGCGTGACATGATTAGATCAGGCAAACTTGCCAGTGCGCGGAACGTGTTCGATGAAATGTTGAGGAGGGGTGTGCAGCCAACGGTAGTGACCTTCAACACCTTGATGTCTGGGATGTGCAAGGCGTCCGATCTGAACAACGCAAATGCTCTGCGAGGCCTAATGGCAAAGGCAGGAATCGCACCAGATGTGTACACCTATGGTGCTTTTATACAGGGGCTGTGTAAGACAGGGAGGATACAAGATGCAATGGAGATGTTTGAGGAAATGTGTGAGAGAGGTTTGAACCCCAACACTGTTGTGCTCACTACATTGATAGATGCACATTGCAAGGAGGGGGATGTGACAGCTGGGTTGGAGTTGCGCTGGGAGATGGCCACAAGGGGTGTCAAGGCGGATTTGGTGGCATACAATGCTTTGGTGAATGGTTTTTGCCGAGTGCGTGATATGAAAGCAGCCAATGACATTGTGGAGGAGATGAGAAAGGATGGTCTCAAGCCGGACAAGGTTACTTACACCACCCTCATCGATGGTTGCTGCAAGGAGGGGGAGTTAGACACAGCAATGGAGATGAAACAAGAGATGTCAGACGAAGGGGTTGCGTTGGATGATGTCACATACACTGCGCTCATCTCTGGACTGAGCAAGGCTGGCCGTTCAGTTGATGCAGAAAGGATCCTATGTGAGATGATGGAGGCTGGTTTGCAACCTGACAACACGACATACACAATGGTGATTGATGCCTTTTGTAAGAATGGTGATGTGAAGACAGGCTTTAAACATCTGAAAGAGATGCAGAATAAGGGCAAAAATCCAGGAATTGTGACATATAATGTGGTTATGAATGGCTTCTGCAGTCTGGGGCAGATGAAGAATGCGGACATGCTTCTGAATGCCATGCTTAATATTGGGGTGTGCCCAAATgatataacatacaacattctttTGGATGGGCATTGCAAGCATGGAAAAGTTAGAGATACTGAAGAACTGAAGAGTGCAAAAGGAATGGTTTCAGATTTTGGGGTTTATACTTCACTAATCAATGAATTTGTCAAGAAAAAGTCAgctaagagttaccatgataatggATAG
- the LOC100381835 gene encoding uncharacterized protein isoform X3 — translation MDDEDMPNARKYQSKSFPLLDSLELLFDGPIPEGAQKSPSSIPQNVGGNVGDGGNNISTAPDLSERPSGTINTSVNEAWNNISLLKQTALGPQGIDNLDTLQNRDEEVLERLQHGSDRRPQRADEQAQSSSCVELQRDRRKKRKAPDIQQIMETYMNFRMKQPRVKQRRAKDADQFTISRY, via the exons ATGGATGATGAA GATATGCCCAATGCACGGAAGTACCAAAGCAAGAGCTTTCCATTGCTTGACTCACTAGAACTGTTATTTGATG GTCCTATTCCTGAAGGGGCACAAAAATCACCTTCCAGCATACCTCAGAATGTTGGTGGAAACGTTGGTGATGGAGGCAACAATATCAGCACAGCCCCAGACTTGTCTGAAAGACCTAGTGGAACAATTAACACAAGCGTTAATGAGGCATGGAATAATATCAGCCTACTTAAGCAAACAGCATTGGGACCCCAAGGTATAGACAATCTCGACACGCTGCAAAATCGTGATGAAGAGGTGCTGGAACGGCTACAGCATGGCTCGGACCGGAGGCCGCAGAGAGCTGATGAACAGGCACAGTCAAGTTCTTGCGTAGAACTGCAGAGAGACAGGCGCAAGAAGCGGAAGGCCCCAGACATCCAGCAGATCATGGAGACCTATATGAATTTCAGAATGAAGCAACCTCGCGTCAAACAACGAAGAGCAAAGGACGCTGACCAGTTCACGATTTCAAGGTATTAG